AGGGCGAGGATGTCCACCCGGTAGCCGGCCTTGCGCCTCCACTCGATGAATGGCACCAGATACTGCATCGCGGCTTCTTGCGTCACGATCAGATAATGGCCGACATTAGCCGGGAGGCGGTCGCGCGCCGGATCGTCGCGGCGGATGTCGTCGCCGTTGAGGACATATTCCGACATCCACTGAAGGAAGAAGGGATCGTCGCCGACGATGGGAGGATCATAGACCGGGTTGACCGGCCGGCCTTCGGTCGGTCGAACCGCTACTTCAACGGAGAGATAGTGGAGATACTCGCCGGTGTTGAGGTCGTAGCGCACCGGGTAGATGACAACCTTGACGATGCGGTGGCCGCGGATGATGACCGGATCCTCCATCTCGGCTACGACCGGAGGGTAGATACCGTCGGGAGTCTCGACCGGACAAGCCTCGCCCTCTTCACCGATCAGAATCGCGGGTGGACGTTCGGCGCGAACCCGGATCGGGTCGCTATGATCGACGACCAGTTCGAGGTTGGTTGCTCCGGGGACGATGACCATGCGAGCCACCGATGGCAGGATCGGCATCCCGGGATGGTAGGTGGATGGCTCGCCTTCGATCCTCACTTGCGACTCTGTTGAGCCTTGCGGGTCAAAGGTAATGTTGATTGGCAGTTCCGGCAGTTCGGCCCGGATCACCACCCCGGCCGCGCCGGAGGAGACGAGTTGCGCCGTGTTGCCGCTGAGTGTCGTCATCCCCGTCATCGCCCGAAGAGCAGACGGCAGGACAAGTGCGAGCAACCCAAGCGACGCCACCGGCCAAAATGCCGGGCGAAGAGGGAGTGAGGATGGTCTCATGGTCTGTTGCGTTGAGGTGAATCCGTGTTGGAGTGAATTGCGCCTACCCCGTAGAATGTAATACGACGGGATTCCATCCTCCCTTGGCCGCCGGCATTAGGACGCATCGAATAAGTATAATCAATTCAACCGGCTCTGTCAAGCAGGAAGTCTGTTGTAAGGTCTCTATTTCAAGGTGTAAGTTTCAAGGTGTAAGTTGAGTGCTGAAGGTAAAGACCAAGAGCAACACTCCGTGCCGGCGTACGCCCCGTCCGCCGGTCAGCCACCAGACGAGGGCGTCTGGTGGCACGTCTGAAGCCGGATAGTGGTGAGCCAACTTTCAATGTCCCTAATGAGACCACCTATTTGCACCTGATCCTGAACCTCTTTCAAACTCGAGGCTTGACTTTGCTCTGGCTGGGGCAGATTGCATCCCAGTGCGGCGACAGCATTTACCGTATCGGGCTGCTCTGGCTCGCACTGGAACTGAGCGGGTCGGAAGCGGTAACCGGGCTGGTGGCATTGGCTTCTTATCTGCCGTCGGTGCTGTTGGCGCTTGCCGCCGGCGTCGCGGCGGACCGCAGCGACCGGCGGTGGTTGATGCTGGGAATGGATCTGGCGCGGGGGCTGCTGGTGTTGGCTCTTCCTCTTGCCGCAGTGACCGGTGCGCTTACGACCACCTTCCTGGGTTGGAACGCCTTCCTGATCGCCATCGCGGCGACCTTTTTCAATCCCGCACGGGACGCGTTCATCCCGCAACTGGTGCCGCCGGAAGGGCTGCTCCGGGCCAACTCGCTGATTCAGACCTCGTGGCAATTCTCGCTGCTTCTTGGCCCGGTCATAGCCGGCGGGTTGCTGCACTATGCCGGACAAGTGCATCTTTTTACTGCCAACAGCCTTTTCTACTTTGCATCGTTCCTCTTGATCCTGCTCATCCGGCCGGGGCGGGACGTGGCGGGGTATGGAGCATCTCCGATAATTCGGGAAACCACCGGTCAAGATGATGGGGCGCGGCCCAAGGCCATCGCCGGGATTATCGAAGGATTGCGTTATATCGTGCGTGAACCGGTCATCGGGCCGCTGCTCTTGATCACCATCGCCGATAACATTTTCATCATGGGTCCGGCGATCGTCGGAACGCCGGTGCTGGTGCGCAACGACCTCGGCCTCGGGGCTGAAGCCTATGCGCTGATCAACGGCTGCTATGCGGTAGGGATGCTGCTTGGGACGGCGGGACTGCTCACCTGGGGCGGTCGATTTGGGGCCGGAAAGGTGCTGCTGGTTGGAATGGTGCTCGACGGCATTACCTTTGTGCCGCTCTACTGGACTAATACCTTGCTGACGACCGGCGTCGTCATTGTGATTCACTCGCTGGCAATTCCGATGTTGACGGTAACCCGGGCGTCACTCATCCAGCGGATGGTGCCGCCGGAGATGACCGGGCGGGTCTTTGCCGCAGTCAATCTGGCGGTGGTTGGGATGTCGGCGATCTCGTCGGGACTTGCCGGGCTGGCACTCGAAGCGATCGGGGCACCGGCGCTCTTCTTTGGAATCGGCATCGCCGGAGGGCTGTGCGGGGTAGCGGGATGGATCTGGGCGGTGAAGTTGAGGGATTGT
This region of Calditrichota bacterium genomic DNA includes:
- a CDS encoding MFS transporter; translated protein: MVARLKPDSGEPTFNVPNETTYLHLILNLFQTRGLTLLWLGQIASQCGDSIYRIGLLWLALELSGSEAVTGLVALASYLPSVLLALAAGVAADRSDRRWLMLGMDLARGLLVLALPLAAVTGALTTTFLGWNAFLIAIAATFFNPARDAFIPQLVPPEGLLRANSLIQTSWQFSLLLGPVIAGGLLHYAGQVHLFTANSLFYFASFLLILLIRPGRDVAGYGASPIIRETTGQDDGARPKAIAGIIEGLRYIVREPVIGPLLLITIADNIFIMGPAIVGTPVLVRNDLGLGAEAYALINGCYAVGMLLGTAGLLTWGGRFGAGKVLLVGMVLDGITFVPLYWTNTLLTTGVVIVIHSLAIPMLTVTRASLIQRMVPPEMTGRVFAAVNLAVVGMSAISSGLAGLALEAIGAPALFFGIGIAGGLCGVAGWIWAVKLRDCR